From Zingiber officinale cultivar Zhangliang chromosome 5B, Zo_v1.1, whole genome shotgun sequence, the proteins below share one genomic window:
- the LOC121986446 gene encoding 50S ribosomal protein L20-like has translation MNKDKIFKLAKGFRGRAKNCIRIARERVEKALQYSYRDRRNKKRDMRSLWIERINAGTRLHGVNYGNFMHGLLKENIQLNRKVLSELSMHEPYSFKALVDVSRTAFPGNKVPKNLSSSSLA, from the exons ATGAACAAAGATAAGATTTTTAAGCTGGCAAAGGGATTCAGAGGGAGGGCAAAAAACTGCATCAGAATAGCGAGAGAGAGGGTGGAGAAAGCACTACAGTACTCCTACAGGGATCGTCGCAACAAGAAGAGGGACATGAGGTCCCTCTGGATTGAGCGCATTAATGCTGGCACGCGTTTGCATGGG GTCAATTACGGGAACTTCATGCATGGATTGCTGAAGGAGAATATTCAGCTGAACAGGAAAGTTCTTTCTGAACTGTCGATGCATGAGCCATATAGCTTCAAGGCACTCGTCGACGTCTCTCGCACTGCTTTTCCTGGAAACAAGGTCCCTAAGAACCTGAGTTCATCCTCTTTGGCATGA
- the LOC121987177 gene encoding purple acid phosphatase 2-like — translation MHRPAGAFPCLRLLVVLTLGSVNFCDGGITSSFSRKLQKSVDMPLDSDVFRVPSGHNAPQQVHITLGNHDGSSMIISWVTQDEPGSSKVLYGTDKDHLHKSAQGKHTRYKFYNYTSGYIHHCTIHHLQHDTKYYYAIGIGHTVRTFWFTTPPKVGPDVPYIFGLIGDLRQTYDSNITLSHYEANRKAQAVLYVGDLSYADHYPNHDNVRWDTWGRFVERSTAYQPWIWTAGNHELDFAPEIGEAKPFKPFTHRYHVPYISSGSTAPFWYSLKLGSAHIIVLASYSAYGKYTPQYSWLEAELPKVNRTETPWLIVLVHSPWYNSYNYHFMEGESMRVMFEQWFVQYKVDVVFSGHVHAYERSHRVSNIESNLVNGKCEPVVDGSAPVYVTIGDGGNIEGPANNMTEPQPSYSAFREASFGHAVFEIKNRTHAYYAWHRNQDGNEVVADSFWFYNRSWNSADI, via the exons ATGCATCGGCCAGCAGGAGCTTTCCCCTGCCTCCGCCTCCTCGTGGTTTTGACGCTCGGATCGGTGAACTTCTGCGACGGCGGAATCACGAGCTCTTTCTCGAGGAAGCTCCAGAAGTCCGTCGACATGCCCCTTGACAGCGATGTCTTCCGTGTCCCATCCGGCCACAATGCGCCTCAGCAG GTACATATTACCCTAGGCAATCATGATGGCTCATCCATGATCATCTCATGGGTGACTCAGGATGAACCTGGATCCAGCAAGGTCCTTTACGGGACCGATAAGGATCATCTTCACAAATCTGCTCAAGGGAAGCATACACGATATAAGTTCTACAATTACACCTCAGGTTACATCCACCATTGCACCATCCACCATTTGCAG CATGACACTAAATACTATTATGCTATCGGAATCGGGCATACGGTTCGAACATTTTGGTTCACTACCCCGCCTAAAGTTGGTCCTGATGTTCCTTACATTTTTGGTCTTATAG GCGATCTCAGGCAAACCTATGATTCAAATATCACACTGTCTCACTACGAAGCAAACCGAAAGGCGCAAGCAGTGTTGTATGTAGGTGATCTTTCTTATGCTGATCACTACCCAAACCATGACAATGTCAGGTGGGATACATGGGGTAGGTTCGTCGAGAGAAGCACTGCATATCAACCATGGATTTGGACAGCAGGAAATCACGAACTCGACTTCGCTCCAGAGATC GGTGAAGCTAAGCCCTTTAAACCATTCACACACAGATATCATGTTCCTTACATATCCTCAGGCAGCACAGCTCCATTTTGGTACTCTCTGAAGTTGGGATCAGCACACATAATTGTCTTGGCATCATATTCAGCTTATG GCAAGTACACCCCTCAGTATAGCTGGCTAGAGGCAGAGCTGCCCAAGGTGAACAGAACTGAGACACCATGGCTGATTGTTTTAGTGCACTCACCGTGGTACAACAGCTACAACTACCACTTTATGGAAGGAGAATCGATGCGAGTGATGTTCGAGCAATGGTTCGTGCAGTACAAAGTCGATGTGGTTTTCTCAGGCCATGTGCATGCCTACGAACGTAGT CATAGAGTTTCGAATATCGAATCCAATTTAGTGAATGGAAAGTGTGAGCCAGTGGTAGATGGGTCAGCTCCTGTGTATGTCACCATTGGCGATGGGGGAAATATCGAAGGACCTGCAAACAA CATGACAGAGCCACAGCCAAGCTACTCGGCTTTCAGAGAAGCCAGCTTTGGCCATGCCGTCTTCGAGATCAAGAACCGGACTCATGCGTACTATGCTTGGCATCGGAACCAGGATGGCAATGAAGTGGTTGCTGATTCTTTCTGGTTCTACAACAGATCCTGGAACTCTGCTGATATTTGA
- the LOC121986447 gene encoding uncharacterized protein LOC121986447, producing the protein MKFVMEFAEDLILRLMEDPKKRDEAQRQRLYAVAEHCEKVKACWALPLRPFGHWNFEHFNSQLRRDAHISHVPGRRDPYDDLLVYETSDLPPSSSTSK; encoded by the coding sequence ATGAAGTTTGTTATGGAGTTCGCTGAGGACCTGATCCTGCGGTTGATGGAGGACCCGAAGAAGAGGGACGAGGCGCAGCGGCAGCGCCTCTACGCGGTTGCGGAGCATTGTGAGAAGGTGAAGGCCTGCTGGGCGCTCCCGCTTCGCCCCTTCGGCCACTGGAACTTTGAACACTTCAATTCCCAACTCCGCCGGGACGCCCATATCAGCCATGTTCCCGGCCGCCGCGATCCCTACGATGATCTTCTCGTCTACGAGACATCCGATCTACCGCCCTCTTCCTCCACTTCCAAGTGA